From Qingrenia yutianensis, the proteins below share one genomic window:
- the serC gene encoding 3-phosphoserine/phosphohydroxythreonine transaminase, with amino-acid sequence MNRVYNFSAGPSCLPLEALEKAQKELISYGSSGMSVMEMSHRSSDFQNIIDNCEALLRKLLNIGDNYKVLFLQGGASTQFAMVPLNLYKNKKTDYVLTGVWSKKAAKEAGRYGDVNVVASSEDKTFSYIPELSADMFSKDADYVHITHNNTIYGTRYTTLPDVGNVPLVADMSSSILSQEIDVNKFGIIYAGAQKNMAPAGLTVAIVREDLIGNALDITPTMLNYQTHADNGSMFNTPPTFAIYMCSLVCEWLDKLGGIKEIQKVNEYKAGLLYDFLDSSSMFKGTVEKKDRSLMNVPFVTDSDELNAKFIKEAKENGLVNLKGHRSVGGMRASIYNAMPVDGVKKLVEFMKKFETENK; translated from the coding sequence GTGAACAGAGTTTATAACTTTTCAGCAGGTCCGTCGTGTTTGCCGCTCGAGGCGCTCGAAAAAGCACAGAAAGAATTGATTTCGTACGGCAGTTCGGGTATGTCGGTTATGGAGATGAGTCACCGTTCCTCCGATTTTCAGAATATTATTGATAACTGCGAGGCGCTTTTGAGAAAGCTTTTAAACATCGGTGACAACTACAAAGTTTTGTTTTTGCAGGGCGGTGCGTCAACACAGTTTGCAATGGTGCCGTTAAACCTTTACAAAAACAAAAAAACAGATTATGTTTTGACGGGCGTATGGTCGAAAAAAGCTGCTAAAGAGGCAGGCAGATACGGCGATGTTAACGTTGTTGCTTCGTCCGAGGACAAAACATTCTCGTACATTCCGGAACTTTCGGCGGATATGTTCTCGAAAGACGCGGATTATGTTCATATCACGCATAACAACACCATTTACGGCACAAGATACACAACACTTCCCGACGTCGGAAACGTTCCGCTTGTTGCGGATATGTCGTCGTCAATTTTGAGCCAGGAGATTGATGTTAACAAGTTTGGCATCATCTACGCAGGCGCGCAGAAAAATATGGCGCCGGCAGGTCTTACCGTTGCAATCGTCAGGGAAGATTTAATCGGCAATGCGCTTGACATCACCCCGACAATGCTCAACTACCAAACACACGCCGACAACGGTTCGATGTTCAATACACCCCCGACATTTGCAATTTATATGTGCTCTCTCGTTTGCGAATGGCTCGACAAACTCGGCGGAATTAAAGAAATTCAGAAAGTTAACGAATATAAAGCAGGTCTTTTGTATGACTTCCTCGACAGTTCTTCAATGTTTAAAGGCACGGTTGAGAAGAAAGACCGCTCGCTTATGAACGTTCCGTTTGTAACGGACAGCGACGAGCTTAACGCAAAATTCATAAAGGAAGCAAAAGAAAACGGTCTTGTAAACCTTAAAGGACACCGTTCGGTAGGCGGTATGCGTGCAAGCATATACAACGCTATGCCTGTTGACGGCGTTAAAAAGCTTGTTGAATTTATGAAGAAATTTGAAACGGAAAACAAATAA
- a CDS encoding phosphoglycerate dehydrogenase produces MMEILTLNKIAACGLDLLDKNVFNVSDDAKDPDGIILRSFNMHDSVLGDNLKAIARAGAGTNNIPIDKCTEKGIVVFNTPGANANAVKELVLAGLFLSSRKIAQSMEWAKTLKGEGENVGKLVEKGKSNFVGPEIEGKKLGIIGLGAIGVMVANAAYHLGMDVIGYDPYISVDAAWGLSRHVKKADNVKDLVAECDYITLHVPLNDSTKGMIGKDLFAIMKKGARILNFARGGLVEEEALKEALKDGTVAAYVTDFPNDNILGLENVVCIPHLGASTPESEDNCAKMASVEIQDYLCEGNIVNSVNFPNCSLPREGKTRIAIAHKNVPNCVSNFTKLCSKDNFNIANMINKSRKDLAYTIIDLDNDVDASIAKEFEALENVMKVRIIK; encoded by the coding sequence ATTATGGAAATTTTAACTTTAAATAAAATTGCCGCCTGCGGACTTGACCTTCTCGACAAAAACGTTTTTAACGTTTCGGACGACGCGAAAGACCCCGACGGTATAATCTTAAGAAGCTTTAATATGCACGACAGCGTGCTCGGCGACAACCTTAAGGCAATCGCAAGAGCAGGCGCCGGCACAAACAATATTCCCATTGACAAATGCACCGAAAAAGGAATTGTTGTTTTCAACACTCCCGGCGCAAACGCAAACGCGGTTAAAGAGCTTGTGCTTGCAGGTCTTTTCCTCTCGTCGCGAAAAATCGCGCAGAGTATGGAATGGGCAAAAACCTTAAAAGGCGAGGGCGAAAACGTCGGCAAGCTTGTTGAAAAAGGCAAAAGCAATTTTGTCGGTCCCGAAATCGAGGGCAAAAAGCTTGGTATAATCGGTCTGGGAGCAATCGGCGTTATGGTTGCAAATGCGGCTTATCACCTCGGTATGGACGTTATAGGTTACGACCCGTACATCTCGGTTGACGCGGCCTGGGGACTTTCAAGACACGTTAAAAAAGCCGACAACGTTAAAGATTTGGTGGCAGAGTGCGACTACATAACTCTCCACGTTCCGCTTAACGATTCCACAAAAGGTATGATTGGCAAAGACCTTTTTGCGATTATGAAAAAAGGCGCGAGAATACTTAACTTTGCGCGCGGCGGTCTTGTTGAAGAGGAGGCACTCAAAGAGGCTCTGAAAGACGGAACTGTTGCGGCATATGTTACAGATTTCCCGAATGACAACATTTTAGGACTTGAAAATGTTGTTTGTATTCCGCATCTCGGCGCGTCAACACCCGAGTCGGAGGATAACTGCGCTAAAATGGCGAGCGTTGAAATTCAGGATTATCTCTGCGAGGGAAACATTGTAAATTCGGTTAACTTCCCGAACTGCTCGCTTCCCAGAGAGGGCAAAACGAGAATTGCAATCGCGCACAAAAACGTTCCCAACTGCGTAAGCAATTTCACAAAGCTTTGCTCGAAAGATAATTTCAACATTGCAAATATGATTAACAAAAGCCGTAAAGATTTGGCTTACACGATTATCGACCTTGACAATGATGTTGACGCTTCAATCGCAAAGGAATTTGAGGCGCTCGAAAACGTTATGAAAGTAAGAATTATAAAATAA
- a CDS encoding DUF4867 family protein, giving the protein MLNTLKEKNKNIEFFTVNDPEFAKYGRVIKGFDVSEIIAECEKMPYPDEGSKYEAGVASLENLAIAEKIKNEVYGELDTQIGACYGHSTTLNGLEFHKGSEVNIAVTDFVLILGTIFEMKDGKFNSADAKAFYVKKGEMIEVYASTLHFCPCQVSDDGFFCVVGLPKGTNLPLDGKYDDKLLFRKNKWLIAHEDNKALIERGVASGIYGENYTIKY; this is encoded by the coding sequence ATGCTTAACACTTTAAAGGAAAAGAATAAAAATATTGAATTTTTTACTGTAAATGACCCCGAATTTGCAAAATACGGCAGAGTTATAAAAGGTTTTGACGTTTCGGAAATTATTGCGGAATGTGAAAAAATGCCGTATCCGGACGAGGGCTCTAAATACGAAGCTGGCGTTGCAAGCCTTGAAAACCTTGCAATCGCGGAGAAAATCAAAAACGAAGTATACGGCGAGCTGGACACGCAAATCGGCGCGTGCTACGGTCACAGTACTACGCTCAACGGTCTTGAATTTCACAAAGGCTCCGAGGTTAACATTGCGGTTACCGATTTTGTGCTTATTCTCGGCACAATCTTTGAAATGAAAGACGGTAAATTCAATTCTGCTGACGCAAAAGCGTTTTACGTTAAAAAAGGCGAAATGATTGAGGTTTATGCGTCAACTCTCCATTTCTGCCCGTGTCAGGTGAGCGATGACGGTTTCTTCTGCGTTGTGGGACTTCCCAAAGGCACAAATCTTCCGCTCGACGGAAAGTATGATGACAAGCTTTTGTTCAGAAAGAATAAATGGCTTATCGCGCACGAGGACAACAAAGCGCTTATCGAGCGCGGAGTTGCAAGCGGAATTTACGGCGAGAATTACACAATAAAATATTAA
- a CDS encoding carboxylesterase family protein, with protein MNFKDCVYKKDDFSMNYKVFYNENNDNLPLIVYLHGAGERGENVSHLYRHGIPKLINEGREIPAVVLAPQCPALCVWDNIVDKVKSLIDSVVKEFNIKNDRICITGSSMGGFGTWSMGLTYPSFFAGIAPVAGGGMSWRCAKLAKTPVFAVHGSADDTVPFTYSKLMADAVNANGGNARLLKLDGLGHNDGIDFAYRNTEIIDWLLNMRRNNFDYVPEICEEMF; from the coding sequence ATGAATTTTAAAGACTGTGTTTACAAAAAAGACGACTTTTCGATGAATTATAAGGTTTTTTACAATGAAAACAACGATAATTTACCGCTGATTGTGTATCTCCACGGCGCAGGCGAGCGCGGAGAAAACGTTTCGCACCTGTACCGTCACGGAATACCGAAGCTTATAAACGAGGGCAGAGAAATCCCTGCCGTGGTGCTTGCACCGCAGTGTCCGGCACTTTGCGTGTGGGACAATATTGTTGACAAAGTGAAATCGCTGATTGACAGTGTTGTAAAAGAATTTAACATAAAAAACGACCGCATTTGCATAACCGGTTCGAGTATGGGCGGTTTCGGAACGTGGTCGATGGGACTTACATATCCGTCGTTTTTTGCCGGTATTGCGCCCGTTGCCGGCGGAGGTATGTCGTGGAGATGTGCAAAGCTTGCAAAAACGCCCGTTTTTGCAGTGCACGGCAGTGCGGACGATACTGTACCGTTTACATATTCCAAACTTATGGCAGACGCCGTTAATGCAAACGGCGGAAACGCACGTCTTTTAAAGCTTGACGGTTTGGGACACAACGACGGCATAGATTTTGCGTACAGAAATACCGAAATTATTGATTGGCTGTTAAATATGCGCAGAAACAATTTTGACTATGTTCCCGAAATCTGTGAGGAAATGTTTTAA
- a CDS encoding cation-translocating P-type ATPase → METQIYHKNRIFADEKTGLTTEQALVRKAAGLYNEQVKGAEKTAAEIIKSNVFTYFNLVFFVLALCVALVGSYNDLTFFPVIVINTVIGIYQEIRSKKTLEKLTILSAPKATVVRDGKECEVAVSSLVRDDIVVFSAGSQICADATVISGTASLNEALVTGENIEIKKEIGSSLLSGSFVVSGKVYARLDNVGKNSFVSRLTLEAKKKNNNKKSEMMNALDNLVKWIGILIIPIGFLMLFNQICILHTDYKTAVVSTVGALVGMIPEGLYLLTTAALVVSVMRLAKRKTLVHEMGCIEALARVNVLCVDKTGTITEDKMEFSDLCVLDEDTGREKTEKILCDFCNAADGDNATINTLKEHFEGADGLGKKAEKVFAFSSEKKYSAVNFDDKTSYILGAPEIIMGDNYSALAEKINEYHGSRVLLFAEHLGEFDGENITDEIVPLSLVVISNKIRKNAPDTFRFFKSQGVKIKVISGDNPKTVSEVAKSAGIDGAEDYVDSRELENDADFASAVSLYTVFGRVTPEKKRRLIIALKENGNTVAMTGDGVNDVLALKEADCSIAMASGSDVASQVSQLVLLNSDFGALPSVVKEGRRVINNIERTAALFLVKNIFSFFFALISIIFAINYPVMPSQLTLVSTTTIGIPAFFLALLPNNDLVKGKFMRNVIYKAFPAGFTNIFLVSYLCILAGYANIGFDEMSSMVTIVLGVVGLTMLYRVCKPFNKFRKILWGAMVTAFFAAALLFPKMFTLSPLSVYEVLLLILFVALVQPFMYLVVNILEFFEKKLKKAKSKKA, encoded by the coding sequence TTGGAAACACAAATATATCATAAAAACAGAATATTTGCCGACGAAAAAACGGGGCTTACGACCGAACAGGCGCTTGTTAGAAAAGCGGCAGGTCTTTACAACGAGCAGGTGAAAGGCGCGGAAAAGACCGCCGCCGAGATTATAAAATCAAACGTATTTACATATTTCAACCTTGTGTTTTTTGTTCTCGCGCTGTGCGTTGCGCTTGTCGGCTCGTATAATGATTTGACGTTTTTTCCTGTTATCGTAATTAACACGGTGATAGGAATTTATCAGGAAATCCGCTCAAAAAAAACGCTTGAAAAACTGACTATTCTGTCCGCACCCAAGGCAACGGTCGTGCGTGACGGCAAGGAGTGCGAGGTCGCGGTGTCAAGCCTTGTGCGCGACGATATTGTCGTATTCTCGGCAGGAAGTCAAATTTGCGCCGACGCAACCGTTATATCGGGAACTGCGTCGCTCAACGAGGCACTCGTTACCGGTGAAAATATCGAAATTAAAAAGGAAATAGGCTCGTCGCTTTTGTCGGGCAGTTTTGTTGTGTCGGGAAAAGTTTACGCGCGTCTTGACAACGTGGGCAAAAATTCATTTGTGTCGCGCCTTACTCTTGAGGCGAAAAAGAAAAACAACAATAAAAAATCGGAAATGATGAACGCGCTTGACAATCTTGTAAAATGGATTGGAATTTTAATAATTCCGATTGGATTTTTAATGCTTTTCAATCAGATTTGCATTTTGCATACCGACTATAAAACCGCGGTTGTTTCAACCGTCGGCGCGCTTGTCGGAATGATCCCCGAGGGACTTTATCTTCTCACTACCGCCGCACTGGTTGTGAGCGTTATGCGCCTCGCAAAGCGCAAAACTCTGGTGCACGAAATGGGTTGCATCGAGGCGCTTGCGAGGGTTAACGTTTTGTGTGTTGACAAAACGGGCACAATAACCGAGGATAAAATGGAATTTTCGGATTTGTGCGTGCTTGACGAGGACACGGGCAGAGAGAAAACAGAAAAAATACTTTGCGATTTCTGCAATGCTGCGGACGGTGACAATGCCACGATAAACACGCTCAAAGAGCATTTTGAAGGGGCGGACGGACTTGGAAAAAAAGCAGAAAAGGTGTTTGCGTTTTCGTCCGAGAAAAAGTACAGTGCGGTTAATTTTGACGATAAAACAAGCTATATTCTCGGCGCGCCCGAGATTATTATGGGTGACAATTATTCCGCACTTGCGGAAAAAATAAACGAATATCACGGAAGCCGTGTTCTGCTTTTCGCCGAGCATTTGGGTGAGTTTGACGGCGAAAATATCACCGATGAGATTGTTCCGCTGTCGCTTGTTGTGATTTCAAACAAAATAAGAAAAAACGCACCCGATACGTTTAGATTTTTTAAATCACAGGGTGTAAAAATAAAAGTTATTTCAGGCGATAATCCCAAAACCGTGTCGGAGGTTGCGAAAAGCGCAGGTATTGACGGCGCGGAGGATTACGTTGACTCGCGTGAACTTGAGAACGACGCGGATTTTGCAAGCGCGGTGAGCCTTTACACGGTTTTCGGACGCGTTACGCCCGAGAAAAAGCGCAGGCTTATAATTGCGCTGAAAGAAAACGGCAACACCGTTGCAATGACGGGCGACGGCGTGAATGACGTTCTTGCACTCAAAGAGGCGGATTGCAGTATTGCTATGGCGTCGGGCAGTGACGTTGCGTCGCAGGTGTCACAGCTTGTGCTTTTAAATTCCGATTTCGGCGCGCTTCCGAGCGTGGTGAAAGAGGGAAGAAGAGTTATAAACAATATCGAACGCACGGCGGCGCTGTTTTTGGTAAAAAACATTTTTTCGTTTTTCTTCGCGTTGATTTCGATAATTTTTGCGATAAATTATCCCGTTATGCCGTCACAGCTCACGCTTGTGAGCACCACGACAATCGGCATTCCGGCATTTTTCCTTGCGCTTTTGCCGAACAACGACCTTGTTAAAGGAAAGTTTATGCGAAATGTCATATATAAGGCTTTTCCCGCGGGATTTACAAACATATTTCTCGTGTCTTACCTTTGTATTCTCGCCGGATATGCAAATATCGGTTTTGACGAAATGTCGTCAATGGTGACAATCGTTCTGGGCGTTGTGGGGCTTACAATGCTTTACCGCGTGTGCAAGCCGTTCAACAAATTCAGAAAAATACTTTGGGGCGCAATGGTTACGGCGTTTTTTGCCGCGGCATTGCTTTTCCCGAAAATGTTCACGCTTTCGCCTCTGTCGGTTTACGAGGTGCTTTTGCTGATTTTGTTTGTCGCGCTTGTTCAGCCGTTTATGTATTTGGTTGTAAATATTCTTGAATTTTTCGAGAAGAAGTTAAAAAAAGCAAAGTCCAAAAAAGCATAA
- a CDS encoding AraC family transcriptional regulator: protein MFFNKGYTDINPLQFGFQKCPPSHTWGPHIREYYLIHYVVSGKGRFMKKGFDAEVTPGYAFLIKPNEVCTYRADEKDPWEYIWIGFDGKVAEKLDGLKDCVFKVDGKIFTDMVKSDRLKNTREEYLTAKIFLLISNLFEGENHKKELVEHLAGYIEENYFSRLYVSELAKMVSLDQRYLTRLFKAKKGISLQQYIIDTKMKKAAILIKDFSVADTAKMVGYDDVFNFSKMFKKNIGVSPLKYKKEFKEIGE, encoded by the coding sequence GTGTTTTTTAACAAGGGTTATACCGACATAAATCCCTTGCAGTTCGGGTTTCAGAAGTGTCCTCCGTCGCATACTTGGGGACCGCATATAAGAGAATATTATCTTATTCACTATGTTGTTTCGGGCAAGGGCAGATTTATGAAAAAAGGCTTTGACGCCGAGGTTACGCCCGGTTACGCGTTTCTTATAAAGCCTAATGAGGTGTGCACCTACCGCGCAGACGAAAAAGACCCGTGGGAATACATATGGATAGGTTTTGACGGAAAAGTTGCAGAAAAGCTTGACGGACTTAAAGACTGCGTGTTTAAAGTTGACGGAAAAATATTTACCGATATGGTAAAATCGGACAGGCTTAAAAACACACGCGAGGAATATCTCACGGCAAAAATTTTCCTTTTGATTTCCAACCTTTTTGAGGGCGAAAACCACAAAAAAGAGCTTGTGGAGCATTTAGCCGGATATATCGAGGAAAACTATTTTTCGCGCCTTTATGTCAGCGAGCTTGCAAAGATGGTGAGCCTAGACCAAAGGTATCTTACGCGTCTTTTCAAAGCGAAAAAGGGCATAAGCCTTCAGCAGTATATAATCGACACAAAAATGAAAAAAGCTGCGATACTCATAAAAGATTTTTCGGTTGCGGATACCGCCAAAATGGTAGGCTACGACGACGTTTTCAATTTTTCCAAGATGTTCAAAAAGAACATAGGAGTTTCACCGTTGAAGTATAAAAAGGAATTCAAGGAGATTGGCGAATGA
- a CDS encoding 5'-methylthioadenosine/adenosylhomocysteine nucleosidase, whose product MIGIIGAMQVEVEHIKAVMTDVETETISGIEFCRGKISGKDMVAAKCGIGKVFASVCAEAMILRYNPDVIVNIGVAGTLTNELNTTDIAVAKSVVHHDLDTSPLGDPIGLISGVNIINIECDKKVSSLLEKCVKSLGINCKAGVIASGDQFVCTTERKNFIRDTFNAIACEMEGASIGHVCFINGTRFGVLRAISDGADEKSHMDYDKFVPLAAKNSFEVIKRFIEEF is encoded by the coding sequence ATGATTGGTATTATCGGCGCAATGCAGGTTGAAGTTGAACATATAAAAGCGGTTATGACGGATGTCGAAACCGAAACAATAAGCGGAATTGAGTTTTGCAGAGGCAAAATTTCGGGCAAAGATATGGTTGCTGCAAAATGCGGAATAGGCAAGGTTTTTGCGTCGGTGTGCGCCGAGGCGATGATTTTGCGCTATAACCCGGACGTTATTGTGAATATCGGCGTTGCCGGAACGCTTACGAATGAGCTTAATACGACCGATATTGCCGTTGCAAAAAGCGTTGTGCATCACGACCTTGATACTTCTCCGCTCGGCGATCCGATTGGACTTATATCGGGCGTTAACATTATAAATATAGAGTGCGACAAAAAAGTTTCGTCACTTCTTGAAAAATGCGTAAAAAGTCTTGGCATAAACTGCAAAGCGGGCGTTATCGCGTCGGGCGACCAGTTTGTGTGCACCACCGAAAGAAAGAATTTTATACGCGATACGTTTAATGCAATCGCGTGCGAAATGGAGGGCGCAAGCATAGGTCACGTGTGCTTTATAAACGGCACAAGATTCGGCGTTCTGCGTGCAATTTCCGACGGTGCGGACGAAAAATCGCATATGGATTACGACAAATTTGTTCCGCTTGCGGCGAAAAATTCGTTTGAGGTTATAAAACGTTTTATCGAGGAATTTTAA
- the fucO gene encoding lactaldehyde reductase, translated as MANRFVLNETSYHGKGAILSIADEVKTRGLKKAFVCSDPDLIKFNVTKKVTDVLEKNSLAFEIYSDIKANPTIQNVQSGVAAFKKAGADYIIAIGGGSSIDTAKAIGIIINNPEHEDVRSLEGAVVTKNKCVPIIAVPTTAGTAAEVTINYVITDVEKNRKFVCVDPHDIPVVAVVDPDMMSSMPKGLTAATGMDALTHAIEGYITKGAWELSDMFHLKAIEIISRSLRGAVENTPEGREGMALGQYVAGMGFSNVGLGIVHSMAHPLGALYDTPHGVANAIILPVVMEYNAEATGEKYRDIAKAMGVEGTEKMTQAEYRKAAVDAVKKLAADVGIPADLKEIVKKEDIPFLAQSAYDDACRPGNPKDTSVEEIAKLYESMI; from the coding sequence ATGGCAAACAGGTTTGTACTGAACGAAACATCGTATCACGGAAAGGGCGCAATTTTGAGTATAGCCGACGAGGTTAAAACGAGAGGTCTTAAAAAGGCATTTGTGTGTTCCGACCCCGACCTTATTAAGTTTAACGTAACAAAAAAGGTTACGGACGTGCTGGAAAAAAATTCGCTTGCGTTTGAAATTTATTCTGATATTAAGGCAAATCCGACAATTCAAAACGTGCAGTCGGGTGTTGCGGCGTTTAAAAAAGCAGGCGCCGACTATATTATCGCAATCGGCGGAGGTTCGTCAATCGACACCGCAAAGGCAATAGGCATAATCATAAACAACCCCGAACACGAGGACGTAAGAAGTCTTGAGGGCGCGGTTGTCACAAAAAATAAATGCGTTCCGATTATCGCGGTTCCCACAACCGCAGGAACAGCGGCGGAGGTTACAATCAACTATGTTATAACCGACGTTGAGAAAAACAGAAAGTTCGTTTGCGTTGACCCGCACGATATTCCCGTTGTTGCGGTTGTAGACCCTGATATGATGTCGTCAATGCCCAAAGGTCTTACGGCGGCTACAGGTATGGACGCGCTCACACACGCTATTGAGGGTTATATCACAAAAGGCGCGTGGGAACTTTCGGATATGTTCCACCTAAAAGCTATTGAAATTATTTCGCGCTCGCTCCGCGGTGCGGTTGAAAACACTCCCGAAGGCAGAGAGGGAATGGCGCTCGGTCAGTATGTTGCAGGTATGGGATTTTCAAATGTCGGACTTGGCATCGTTCACTCTATGGCTCACCCCCTCGGTGCGCTTTATGACACACCCCACGGCGTTGCAAACGCTATAATTCTTCCTGTTGTTATGGAATACAATGCTGAAGCAACGGGCGAAAAATACCGTGATATTGCAAAAGCTATGGGCGTTGAGGGAACAGAAAAAATGACGCAGGCAGAATACAGAAAAGCTGCGGTTGACGCGGTTAAAAAGCTTGCGGCGGACGTTGGTATCCCTGCCGATTTGAAAGAAATCGTAAAGAAAGAGGATATTCCGTTCCTTGCGCAGTCTGCATATGACGACGCTTGCCGTCCGGGCAACCCGAAAGACACAAGCGTAGAGGAAATTGCAAAGCTTTACGAATCTATGATTTAA
- a CDS encoding YbaK/EbsC family protein gives MSIEKVRDYFKTLNIDGRILEFDVSSATVELAAKALNCEGARIAKSISFMKNDEPILVVTAGDMKIDNAKYKKKFGVKAKMLTPDEAAKLIGHAVGGVCPFAVNDGVKVYLDESLKRFDTVFPACGSSNSAIEVTVAELEKLSKCDEWVDVCKAKE, from the coding sequence ATGTCTATTGAAAAAGTGAGAGACTATTTTAAAACACTGAATATTGACGGCAGAATTTTGGAATTTGACGTTTCCAGCGCAACGGTGGAGCTTGCGGCAAAGGCGCTGAACTGTGAGGGCGCGCGGATTGCAAAATCCATTTCATTTATGAAAAATGACGAGCCGATTTTGGTTGTCACCGCCGGTGATATGAAAATCGACAACGCAAAATATAAGAAAAAATTCGGTGTAAAGGCAAAAATGCTCACTCCCGACGAGGCGGCAAAACTTATCGGTCACGCGGTCGGCGGTGTTTGCCCGTTCGCAGTAAACGATGGTGTAAAGGTGTATCTTGACGAATCGTTAAAACGTTTTGACACCGTTTTCCCTGCGTGCGGAAGCTCAAACAGCGCCATAGAAGTAACCGTCGCCGAGCTTGAAAAGCTTTCAAAATGCGACGAATGGGTTGATGTGTGCAAAGCAAAAGAATAA
- a CDS encoding RraA family protein, which yields MNFNVKEEIIKLTPQWKGERLPDGRPKVDVKYLKALKNLTLEEVWKPIFVKGYESQFEGRFHTLHDDGRKLIGRAVTATYCPFRPDFDEVVKDIGRSEGRTGTYNQWVIDNLMEYDVPVIDMYDKIYKGTFLGGNLTTALKNKTKNENGGAVIWGGVRDTEQMKKVENTQVYYRGIDPTPIRDFIMTAYNTPTRIGNAICLPGDVVFGAGGGVLFIPSHLVEEVVGGAAKTQVKDLFGFEMITLNKFTTAQIDKNTWTKDMLDLLMEFIEKDDRAAQYRGLDWSHEYDLAINGDPNDTQSAL from the coding sequence ATGAATTTTAACGTTAAAGAAGAAATAATTAAACTTACACCGCAGTGGAAAGGCGAAAGACTTCCCGACGGCAGACCCAAAGTTGACGTGAAATACTTGAAAGCGCTTAAAAATCTCACGCTTGAAGAGGTTTGGAAGCCTATCTTCGTAAAAGGCTACGAAAGCCAGTTTGAAGGCAGATTTCACACACTTCACGACGACGGAAGGAAGCTTATCGGACGTGCGGTTACCGCTACATACTGCCCGTTCCGTCCCGATTTTGACGAGGTTGTAAAGGACATCGGCAGAAGCGAAGGCAGAACAGGTACATACAATCAGTGGGTTATTGACAATCTTATGGAATACGACGTTCCCGTTATTGATATGTATGACAAAATCTACAAGGGCACATTCTTGGGCGGAAATCTTACAACCGCGCTCAAAAACAAGACAAAAAACGAGAACGGCGGTGCAGTAATCTGGGGCGGTGTGCGCGATACCGAGCAGATGAAAAAAGTTGAAAACACACAGGTTTACTACCGAGGAATTGACCCCACACCGATACGCGACTTTATTATGACAGCATACAACACGCCTACACGTATAGGCAACGCAATCTGCCTCCCCGGCGACGTTGTTTTCGGCGCAGGCGGCGGAGTTTTGTTTATCCCCTCTCATCTTGTTGAGGAGGTTGTCGGCGGTGCGGCAAAAACACAGGTTAAAGACTTGTTCGGTTTTGAAATGATTACGCTCAACAAATTCACAACCGCGCAGATTGACAAGAACACCTGGACAAAGGATATGCTCGACCTGCTTATGGAATTTATCGAAAAAGACGACAGAGCGGCGCAGTACCGCGGTCTTGACTGGTCGCACGAATACGACCTTGCAATAAACGGCGACCCGAACGATACACAGTCGGCGCTCTAA